Sequence from the Undibacterium piscinae genome:
GAATACCTGATCCCTAAGCCTTTTGATCCGCGTCTGATGATCAAGATCGCTCCGGCCGTGGCCAAGGCCGCTGAAGACTGTGGCGTGGCTGCACGTCCTATCAAGGACATGCAAGCTTATGTAGAGAAACTGCAGCAGTTCGTCTATCACAGCGGTACGTTCATGAAACCGCTGTTCCAGATCGCTAAAAAAGCACCGAACGAGCGCAAGCGCATCGTCTATGCCGAAGGTGAAGAGGAGCGTGTCTTGCGTGCGGTGCAGGTAGTGGTGGATGAAAAATTGGCTACCCCTATCCTGGTCGGACGTCCGCATATTTTGGAGCAGCGCATAGAGAAATTCGGCTTGCGCCTGCGCGCCGGTGTTGATTTCGAAGTCATCAATCCTGAGTTCGATCCGCGTTATCGTGACTATTGGGAAACCTATTACCAGATGACTTGCCGCAAGGGGATCACCGAGCAATACGCGAAACTGGAAATGCGCCGTCGCCATAGCCTGATTGGTGCCATGATGATCCATAAGGGCGATGCCGACGGCATGATTTGCGGTACCTTCGGTACCACTGGTCTGCATCTGAACTACATCAATCAGGTGCTCGGTAAGCGCGAAGGCGTTAACGTGTATGCGGCGATGAACGGTCTGGTCTTGCCGGATCGTCAGTTGGTGCTGGTTGACACCCATGTCAATGAAAACCCGACTGCCGAGCAGATCGCTGAAATCACTATCATGGCAGCGGAAGAAATGCGTCGTTTTGGTATCTTGCCAAAAGCGGCCTTGCTGTCGCACTCGAACTTTGGTTCCAGCAATAGCGAATCGGCGCAGAAAATGCGTGCCGCGCTGGCAATCATACAGCGCGATGCGCCGGAACTGGAAGTTGACGGCGAAATGCATGGCGATACCGCTCTCGATAGCGCCTACCGCAAAAAACTGATGCCGGGTTCTAGCCTGAAAGACGACGCCAATCTGCTGGTAATGCCAAATATTGATGCCGCCAACATCGCCTATAACTTGCTGAAAACCACAGCCGGTAACAATATTGCGATCGGTCCTATTTTGCTCGGTTGCGCCAAGCCTGTACATATTCTGACGCCTTCGGCCACCGTACGCCGTATCGTCAATATGACAGCACTGTGCGTGGTTGATGCGGTCAGTCTTGGGTAGCCTCGCCAGCCACCCGTACTTTGGGCGTAAAAGCGCCACCATAACTGTCGCGACTGCCGTAGCCGGTAATCAAAGCCCAGGGCGTCAGGCCGCCACCACCCGCACCTTCAACCTGGCTGACGCCGGCGGTGGCGGTCAATTTACCCATGTCGGG
This genomic interval carries:
- a CDS encoding NADP-dependent malic enzyme, whose translation is MDSSSDHKELLRQQLRQAALEYHEFPTPGKISVTPTKQLTNQRDLALAYSPGVASPCEEIVADPAAAFKYTARGNLVGVITNGTAVLGLGNIGPLASKPVMEGKGVLFKKFAGIDVFDIEINESDPDKLVDIIASLEPTFGGINLEDIKAPECFYIERKLRDRMKIPVFHDDQHGTAIIVGAAILNGLKVVGKDLDKCKLVVSGAGAAALACLDLIVDLGFPIKNIYVTDLAGVVYTGRAELMDPDKERFAQDTPARSLKEIIDGADIFLGLSAGGVLKQDMVKLMAAKPLILALANPTPEILPEEVKAVRDDAIMATGRSDYPNQVNNVLCFPYIFRGALDCGATTITREMEIAVVHAIAELAQAEQSDIVASAYGINNLSFGPEYLIPKPFDPRLMIKIAPAVAKAAEDCGVAARPIKDMQAYVEKLQQFVYHSGTFMKPLFQIAKKAPNERKRIVYAEGEEERVLRAVQVVVDEKLATPILVGRPHILEQRIEKFGLRLRAGVDFEVINPEFDPRYRDYWETYYQMTCRKGITEQYAKLEMRRRHSLIGAMMIHKGDADGMICGTFGTTGLHLNYINQVLGKREGVNVYAAMNGLVLPDRQLVLVDTHVNENPTAEQIAEITIMAAEEMRRFGILPKAALLSHSNFGSSNSESAQKMRAALAIIQRDAPELEVDGEMHGDTALDSAYRKKLMPGSSLKDDANLLVMPNIDAANIAYNLLKTTAGNNIAIGPILLGCAKPVHILTPSATVRRIVNMTALCVVDAVSLG